A single region of the Pectinophora gossypiella chromosome 2, ilPecGoss1.1, whole genome shotgun sequence genome encodes:
- the LOC126372492 gene encoding uncharacterized protein LOC126372492, with product MRVFLCVLLCALIELSKGVSTKVDFEEDPTSVISDTSTSKTDDEDVEVKHTIVVSTKLKNNNRRGITSNGNADGTLTYNIGQPNQNKDDSGEVPVIKSYKSVETTQIRTPDTRTKNKIYPDSIFVSRDIRDDADTYPNVIAYPMNWKPANFYHNINNWNPDNGRDPYSMTRRRPNPPGKIHRKMSDGEVREFYCKKCVELSSGQGFKGCGVQQRSVNSWPYETTTPKLKLDGKLAKLN from the exons ATGAGGGTGTTTCTGTGCGTCTTATTGTGCg CTCTAATAGAACTAAGTAAAGGCGTATCAACAAAAGTAGATTTCGAGGAAGACCCTACGTCAGTTATTTCTGATACCAGCACGAGCAAAACTGATGATGAAGATGTTGAAGTGAAACATACAATAGTAGTGTCTACCAAACTGAAGAACAACAACCGCAGGGGAATTACCAGCAATGGAAATG CAGACGGCACGCTTACCTACAATATAGGCCAACCAAACCAAAATAAAGATGACAGTGGGGAAGTCCCTGTGATCAAGAGTTACAAATCCGTCGAAACCACGCAAATAAGGACACCAGACACACgaactaaaaacaaaatctatCCAGATTCCATATTCGTCAGCCGAGACATTCGCGACGACGCCGATACATACCCAAACGTAATTGCGTATCCTATGAATTGGAAGCCGGCGAATTTCTATCACAATATCAACAATTGGAATCCTGACAATGGAAGAGACCCGTATTCTATGACGAGAAGGAGACCGAATCCTCCCGGGAAGATCCACAGGAAGATGTCCGATGGAGAAGTTAGGGAGTTCTATTGCAAGAAATGTGTAGAATTGAGTAGTGGGCAAGGATTTAAGGGTTGCGGAGTACAGCAGAGATCAGTAAATTCTTGGCCATACGAGACGACGACACCGAAGCTAAAGTTAGACGGAAAATTGGCGAAATTAAACTAA
- the LOC126372469 gene encoding uncharacterized protein LOC126372469 isoform X2 has translation MRSFIIISVICMQIWSHGVANAAGVGAFAYQDSAGNRYGGTYGLKNNQVYNVHDFPTFAPVPFADFSDVNTFFPEYFRNFENLLQEFGGVPNFGFAGQDFGMPGFENRFGNVGPNSAFAAGAVGPGFRHQMAAINPPNPNMPNVDVTQYSDAATAPRDGNGFYSVSSSSYSSSSNVNGKQENRQGGETIVNDNGKVTKYKVHN, from the exons GTGTCGCCAACGCTGCTGGAGTGGGCGCATTCGCTTACCAGGACTCAGCTGGCAATAGGTACGGTGGCACATATGGTCTGAAGAACAACCAGGTGTACAACGTCCACGACTTCCCAACCTTCGCGCCCGTCCCCTTCGCGGACTTCTCAGACGTCAACACTTTCTTCCCCGAGTACTTTAGGAATTTCGAGAACCTTCTACAAGA GTTTGGCGGTGTGCCCAACTTCGGATTCGCAGGACAAGACTTCGGGATGCCAGGATTTGAGAACAGGTTCGGGAATGTCGGACCGAACAGCGCTTTCGCCGCCGGCGCAGTCGGGCCCGGCTTCCGGCATCAAATGGCTGCAATTAACCCGCCTAATCCC AATATGCCGAATGTGGACGTGACGCAATACTCCGATGCGGCTACTGCACCTAGGGATGGGAACGGTTTCTACAGTGTATCCAGTTCATCATATTCTTCTTCCTCCAATGTGAACGGCAAGCAGGAAAACCGTCAAGGAGGTGAAACCATCGTCAACGATAACGGAAAAGTCACCAAATACAAAGTTCACAACTAA
- the LOC126372469 gene encoding uncharacterized protein LOC126372469 isoform X1: MRSFIIISVICMQIWSHGVANAAGVGAFAYQDSAGNRYGGTYGLKNNQVYNVHDFPTFAPVPFADFSDVNTFFPEYFRNFENLLQEAFAKNAEQQQLALNAARKAYDLTSNQAGFFPNFGFDSRFGGVPNFGFAGQDFGMPGFENRFGNVGPNSAFAAGAVGPGFRHQMAAINPPNPNMPNVDVTQYSDAATAPRDGNGFYSVSSSSYSSSSNVNGKQENRQGGETIVNDNGKVTKYKVHN, translated from the exons GTGTCGCCAACGCTGCTGGAGTGGGCGCATTCGCTTACCAGGACTCAGCTGGCAATAGGTACGGTGGCACATATGGTCTGAAGAACAACCAGGTGTACAACGTCCACGACTTCCCAACCTTCGCGCCCGTCCCCTTCGCGGACTTCTCAGACGTCAACACTTTCTTCCCCGAGTACTTTAGGAATTTCGAGAACCTTCTACAAGA GGCGTTCGCTAAGAACGCAGAGCAGCAACAGTTAGCACTGAATGCAGCCAGAAAAGCATATGATTTAACATCGAACCAAGCTGGTTTCTTTCCTAACTTCGGATTCGACTCTAGGTTTGGCGGTGTGCCCAACTTCGGATTCGCAGGACAAGACTTCGGGATGCCAGGATTTGAGAACAGGTTCGGGAATGTCGGACCGAACAGCGCTTTCGCCGCCGGCGCAGTCGGGCCCGGCTTCCGGCATCAAATGGCTGCAATTAACCCGCCTAATCCC AATATGCCGAATGTGGACGTGACGCAATACTCCGATGCGGCTACTGCACCTAGGGATGGGAACGGTTTCTACAGTGTATCCAGTTCATCATATTCTTCTTCCTCCAATGTGAACGGCAAGCAGGAAAACCGTCAAGGAGGTGAAACCATCGTCAACGATAACGGAAAAGTCACCAAATACAAAGTTCACAACTAA